The Pseudomonas fragi DNA window CACGCGGCGCATCCGGGTCGAGTCGTTCATCGTCCGAGAGCTTTTGCGCCAGGGCGCTTTCTGGTGCTTCGGCGGGGCTGAGACTGTCACCGATACGCAATGCGCTGTAGGAAGCAATCCACCAGTTTTCGGCGGCGCGGCGGCTCGGGATCCGCGGCTCCAGCAAGGTGGCCTGGTTGAGCGGTGGATAAAAATGCGCCTCACCAGCGGCTGGCACGGCTTCGCACTGCAGGGCGTCGCAACCTTGCTGCACCTCGGCCAGCCAGCTCTGCAAGCCTGCGGACTCAGCCAGCATGCCCCCCCCTCCGAGCAAATACCCCAGGGCCGAGAGGTGCAGCACCGAACGATTGTTGTTGCCGCGCTTGAGGTCGGCAACCCCCAGCCAGCATGCATGCTGGGCGCGGGTCAGGGCGACATAGAGCAGGCGCAGGTCTTCGGCCAGACGCTCGTCGTCGGCCTGGGCGATCAGCTCTGGCGTCGGTTTCAAACTCACTTGGGCATTGCCTGCGGCATCGTGGAAATGCAGCGGCAAACGGCTGCCATCCACCGGTTTTGCCGAGCAAATAAACGGCAAAAACACCAAGGGGTATTCCAGGCCCTTGGACTTGTGGATGGTCACCACCTTGACCAGTTGCTCGTCACTTTCCAGGCGCAGGATCTGCTCTTCACCCGCCTGACCGGACAAGGCCAGATGCTCGGCCAAATGGCGAATCAGCGCCTGCTCACCGTCCAGTTCGGCTGCGGCTTGCTGCAACAATTCGGACAAGTGCAAGACATTGGTCAGCACGCGCTCGCCATCAGGGCGGGCAATCAGCGCCTGGGGCAGCTCAAAGTCGTGCAGTAAACGGCGCAACATGGCGAGCACCCCTTGCTTGCGCCAGGTTTCGCGGTAACCACGGAACTGCATAACGCGTTTTTCCCACGCCAGTTCATCCTGGTTCAGACGCTCCAGTTCAACCAGCGGCAGGTCCAGGGTGATACAGGCCAACGCGGCCCGCAGCGGGCGCTCGACGTCCGGCTCGGCGCAGGCCTTGAGCCAGGCCAGCACATCATGTGCTTCCTGCGCGGCGTACACCGAATCCTTATCCGACAGGTAAACACTTCGCACGCCACGGGTCGACAATTCTCGCCGAACCGCCTGGGCTTCCTTACCGTCACGCACCAGAATCGCGATGTCGGCAGGCAATACGCTACGCAGTGCTTCGCCGTCCTTGATAAAGCCGCAACGCCCTTGCTGGCCACCATTGAGCAGCTCGACAATCTGGCTGGCACAAGCGGCCGCCAAATGCTGACGGTAAACAACCCCTGACAGCGGTTGCTCGGAAGGCAACTGCCAAAGGGTCAGGGCGCTGACGGGCTGGCCATCGAGCTGCAGGACTTCCTTGCGCCCCTGGGATCTGACCGAAACAAAAGGCACAGGGTTTTCAGAACCTTCGCGGAACAAAAATGCACCCCGCCCGCTATCGCGCAGTTCAGCCCGCTCAAAGACATGATTGACGGCCTTGACCATGGCGTGGCTGGAGCGGAAGTTGGTGTCCAGCGTGTGCAAGCGACCCGCAGTGGCCTGACGCGCGCGCAAGTAGGTGTAGATATCCGCCCCGCGAAAGGCATAAATCGCCTGTTTGGGGTCACCAATCAGGAACAGGCCGGTGTCGGGACAGTTGTCTTCAATTCGGTAGATCGTCTCGAAGATGCGGTACTGCACGGGGTCGGTGTCCTGGAATTCGTCGATCAGCGCCACCGGGAACTGTTCACGAATCAGGGTCGCCAGACGCTCGCCGCCTTCAGCCTGCAAGGCCGCATCCAGACGCAGCAGCATGTCGTCGAAGCCCATTTCGGCACGGCGGCGCTTTTCTTCTTCAAATCGCACACTCACCCAGTGCGCCGCATGCTGCAGCACCGCGGCATCCGGGCTCGGCAAGGCATCGAGCGCGACCTTGAGGCCGGGCATGGCATCCAGCCCCGGATGCTGCGGGGCCGCGCCTTTCCAGGCTTCGGCCATGCCGTCGGGGGTCAGTCGGGTAAAGCCGGTGCCAAGGTCGAGTTGCTCCTGGGTGTCATCCGCAGCCCAGGCGCTGAGCTTTTCAAACCAGGGTTCGAAATAGCGGGCCTGCATTTTCCGACCGTCGACGGCTTTAGCAGCCACGCCTTGCAGGCAGATTTCGCGTAGCTCTTGTGCCCATTGCAGCCAGGGCGTCTTAAGTTGCGCCAATGCCTCGCGGCGCTCCTGCAAGCAGGCTTCGATCATTTGTGCGGGCGTTTGCTCCGCGTTGACGGGCTGGCGCGAGCTGCCAAACAACGCACGCACGCGCGGCATCAAGGCAGCGGGGCCGCTCCAGTTGGCGCGTACCCAGTTCAGTGCGTCGCCCTGCATGGGGTAGCAAAACAGCCGCCAGTAGTCGCGCAGCACTTCGCCCAGCAAGTCGCTGTGATCGGTTTCCAGGGTCTGGGTAAACAGGCTGCCGCTGTCGAAAGCGTGCTCGCGCAACATGCGCTGGCACCAGCTGTGGATGGTCGAGACCGCAGCCTCGTCCATCCACTGCGCGGCAATATCCAGACGCCCGGCGCAAGCGGCCCACTGCTCGGGAGCAAACTGGTCCCGCAGCTCTTCGACCAGCCCATCCGGAGCGTCGATCTCGCCCCGAAAATACCGCGCGGCTTCTGCCAGGCGCGTGCGGATGCGGTCGCGAAGCTCTTTGGTAGCGGCATCCGTAAAGGTCACAACGAGAATTTGCGGCGGCAATAATTCACGGCCAAAACCGGAGGTTTCACCACCATGGCCCAGAATCAGACGCAGGTAGAGCGCCGAGATAGTGAAGGTTTTGCCGGTGCCAGCACTGGCTTCGATCAATTGGCTGCCGCGCAGGGGAAATGCCAGGGCCAGGGGTAAAGATTGCTCGCTCATTAGCGGGATGCCTCGCTGTTCAATGAGCGCCAAGGCGCATCAAAGAGGGGTCGATAGAGGGCATCGCACCACTCTTCAAATTCGTCGCCAGCCATCAAGGCCGCGTAGTCAGGGAACTGACGGGCCAGTGCTGCGCTTTCGCGGCGTTCGCCATCGCTGGTCTGGCCATCGCCTTCATAGGCTTTTTGCGCAGCCGCAGCGGCCTTGCCCGAATCGGTCTGGGCCAGCCAGGCGAAAGCGGTTTTAACGGCTATTGGAAGCGGGTGGCTCATGCCGACTTTCCAGGCCACCAGCAAGTTGCCCAGAATCTCCCGGGCCTGCTTGGTCTCCAGTGGCTCGAGCAGCAAGGTGTCATCGCTGGCCACCAGCGCGGTGGTCATCTGCAGGCCACTGGCGCACGCGGCCAGATGGTTGACCCACGGCCGGGTCAAACGGTGCCATTTACGGGTTTTAATCGCACCAATACTGTTGGGAATGGTGGTGATCGACAGCAGGCCTTGATCACTGCGTTGGTGCAGGTTGCCGAGCCAGCCTTCCAGCGTCAGGCCGTGGTCCTCAAAACTGAAGGGCAGCGCACTGTTCAGCGGCACTGGCCAGAGGGCCAGGAGCTGCTGATAGCGTTGCAGTACATCGGGCAAAGGCTCGATCAGTTCGTGCTGCAGGCATTCGCCAAATCCGGCCATAGGCAACAAACCGCTGCCTTGCAGGCGTTGGGCGCGGCTGTGCAAGGCACTTTCAAGCTGATCGGGCTGCGCCAGTGCGGCTTCGAGCAAACTGTCACTTAAGGTGTAGCGTTGCAATGCATCGAGCACGAAAGGCTCTTCATCGGCCAAAGGCACTTCGGCTGCCTCGAAATACACTTTCAAACGCTGGCTGAAGAAGTGACGTACAGGATGACGCAAAAAATCCTGTAGTTGCGTCAGATTTAATGGCTCTTCCTGTACATGCTCACTTAGCGAACCGGCTGGTACTGGCTCTGGCTGTGGCGCGTGCAGTCGCTGCCATTCGCGGGCATAGCTGAACAGATTGGCGTTGCCTTCATGAAAATAGCGGGTACTGAAAGGCTGCAGTGGATGCTCTTGGGTCATGGCTTGCAGCAGGTCACCACCGCCTTCCAGGTGCCAGCCACTGGCAAGGTGGTCACGCAACTGACCAATCAGCACGCAGGCAGGACGCTCGCTGTTGTCGCGAATACTGCGCCCCACCCAACTGATATAGAGCTGATCCCTTGCGGAAAGCAGGGCTTCGAGCAGCAGGTAACGGTCATCTTCGCGGCGCGAACGGTCACCCGGGCGGTAATCGCTGCCCATCAGGTCGAAGTCCAGCGGCGGTTGTGCCCGCGGATAGTCGCCGTCGTTCATGCCCAGCAGGCAGACCAGCTTGAAGGGGATGGCCCGCATCGGCATCAGGGTGCAGAAGTTGACCGCCCCGGCCAGGAAACGTTGTGACAACTTGCCCTGATCAAGCCCGGTAAGCCAAGCCTCGCGTACTACGGTCAGTGGTAACTCATCCTGCAGACCTACCAGCTCACAGGTTTCGAGCCAGGTTTCGCGCAGCTCTTCAAGTTGAGCCAGCAGGTAGTCGTCATGTTCGGTTTCGGCCTGGAAAAACAGCTGCACCAAGGCCTGCAGGCGCTCGCCCCATTGTTGCGGCAACGCCGGTTGCGAGAGTTCCTGGTGAGCGATTTCCAGCGCATCCAGCAAGGCCACCAGCGGGCCGATCAGCACTGCATCCAGACCGCCGATTTCATCATAGGGCTCAATACCATCGCAGGCCTCACCACTGCCTACGGCATAGCCGAGCAACATGCGGCGCAAGCCAAAACGCCAACTGTTCTGTTCCAGGTGCTCGGGCAAACCAAGGCCTGCGCGCTGTTGCGCATTCAACCCCCAGCGAATGCCGGCGCCTTCGATCCAGCGATGCAAGGTTGGCAAATCGCGCTCCTGCACCTTGAAACGGGCGCGCAGCGAAGGCACGTCGAGCAAGTCGAGGATTTCACTGACGGGGAAGCGGCTGTCAGGCAGTTTGAGCAGGTGCTCAAGAGCAATCAGCAACGGATCACGGCCGCGCTGCCCCTGGTCGGCCAGGGTGTAGGGAATAAAGCGCCGATCGTCACGTTCGATCTGCCCGAAAACAGCCCGGATATGCGGTGCATAACTGTCCACATCCGGCACCATCACAATCACATCGCGTGGCTGCAACTGAGGGTTTTCGCTAAATCGTGCAAGCAACTGGTCATGCAGGATCTCGACTTCTCGTTGCGCACTATGGGCAACTTGGAAGCGTATTGAGCGATCCTTTTCCAGATCAATCGCGGGCCACAGCTCGCGGGTTTCGTTGAGCGGGCGCAGCTCAAGAATATCGTCCTGCAACTGGTTAAGCAGATTGAGAGGTTCAACTTCGCTGAACAGGTCGATGCGACCATCGCGAAAAGCCGCGCGATAACTGTTGGGGTCGTCATAGCTGTCGAGCAGGTTGATGTAGTCGCGGCCTTGCTTGCCCCAGGCGGCTAGCAAGGGGTGGGCGTGCTGGTGCAGGGTATCCAGATCAAGGGCCGTAGGCATTCCGCTCTTGCGGGCCTGACGTTTGTATTGATGACGCAGCAGATCTTTATCGGCAACGATGTCAGACCAATGATGGCGACAGGGGTTATGCACGCACAACAAAACCTGGCTGAAACGGGCCAGCCCGGCCAGGGCCTCAAGCGCCTGAGCCGGCAGTGACGAAATGCCAAAGACGATTACCCGAGCTGGCAAACCGGGCGGCGCTTGCTCAAGGCTGTTGATCTTGTCCATAAAACGCTGATGAACACCAGCACGGCTTTGGGACATCCCCTCCTCACCGACATCAAGTAGAAGCGCACGCCACAACTCAGCCTGCCAACAATTGGCCGGGCTCAGTGCCGGGCTTTCGCCTCGGGCATTACGCAGTTGATGGCGACCGGCTGCCCAGTCTTCTAGCCAGTCGGCACGGTAGACCTGGTATTGGTCGAACAGGTCAGCAAGGCGTTCCGACAGTTGATAGCGTTTGCGCAAATCGCTGTCGTGAGTGAGGAAGCGTTGCAGCGGCTCGAAATGCGGCTGATCAATAAGGGCTGGAAGCAGGCGCATCAAACGCCAGGTCAACGGCGCTTTATCGAGCAAGGACTTGGCGGGAATTTCTTCGCTGCCCAACACTAGTCGATAGAGCTGCCACAAAAACGTGCCCGGGAGCTGCACATCGATGGCTGCCGCGATGCCGCAGCCACCGAGATCATCGTCCTGGGTATCTTCGGCCAGAGCTAGCTTCAGCCATTGGGCGATGCCGTTACTCTGCACCAGAGCAATCTCGTTCTCCAAAGGTGCCAGTGGGTACAGGCGCATCCAGCTGACGACCAGGTTGCGCAACTCATCCAGGCGGTTGCCATGAACCACCATAAATCCCGCATTGAGAGACGTAGCAACCGGCATGACGGCATCCTTAGGAGAAGGCAAAATCCAAAGGCGAACCTTAACATTGCTCGACCAGATGGGTGGAGTTCAAGGTGTGAGAAGAGGAGTGAGACGTGCCGAAACTTTTCTCGACGCAAAAACAAACCCCCTGTCTGCGTTAGCAGACAGGGGGTTTGGAATTTAATCTTGACGATGACCTACTCTCACATGGGGAAACCCCACACTACCATCGGCGATGCATCGTTTCACTACTGAGTTCGGGATGGGATCAGGTGGTTCCAATGCTCTATGGTCGTCAAGAAATTCGGTAGCCAGGTCGTTTGCCTTGCGGCGCACGCTCCAGCGAATGGGTATGTAATAGATTTGGTGTTTTGTGAACCGCAAACTTTCGGTTTGTATAGTCTTCACACACCGCAATTCGCTCTAAGCAAATTGCTTGGGTGTTATATGGTCAAGCCTCACGGGCAATTAGTATTGGTTAGCTCAACGCCTCACAGCGCTTACACACCCAACCTATCAACGTCGTAGTCTTCGACGGCCCTTTAGGGAACTCAAGGT harbors:
- the recB gene encoding exodeoxyribonuclease V subunit beta, which gives rise to MSEQSLPLALAFPLRGSQLIEASAGTGKTFTISALYLRLILGHGGETSGFGRELLPPQILVVTFTDAATKELRDRIRTRLAEAARYFRGEIDAPDGLVEELRDQFAPEQWAACAGRLDIAAQWMDEAAVSTIHSWCQRMLREHAFDSGSLFTQTLETDHSDLLGEVLRDYWRLFCYPMQGDALNWVRANWSGPAALMPRVRALFGSSRQPVNAEQTPAQMIEACLQERREALAQLKTPWLQWAQELREICLQGVAAKAVDGRKMQARYFEPWFEKLSAWAADDTQEQLDLGTGFTRLTPDGMAEAWKGAAPQHPGLDAMPGLKVALDALPSPDAAVLQHAAHWVSVRFEEEKRRRAEMGFDDMLLRLDAALQAEGGERLATLIREQFPVALIDEFQDTDPVQYRIFETIYRIEDNCPDTGLFLIGDPKQAIYAFRGADIYTYLRARQATAGRLHTLDTNFRSSHAMVKAVNHVFERAELRDSGRGAFLFREGSENPVPFVSVRSQGRKEVLQLDGQPVSALTLWQLPSEQPLSGVVYRQHLAAACASQIVELLNGGQQGRCGFIKDGEALRSVLPADIAILVRDGKEAQAVRRELSTRGVRSVYLSDKDSVYAAQEAHDVLAWLKACAEPDVERPLRAALACITLDLPLVELERLNQDELAWEKRVMQFRGYRETWRKQGVLAMLRRLLHDFELPQALIARPDGERVLTNVLHLSELLQQAAAELDGEQALIRHLAEHLALSGQAGEEQILRLESDEQLVKVVTIHKSKGLEYPLVFLPFICSAKPVDGSRLPLHFHDAAGNAQVSLKPTPELIAQADDERLAEDLRLLYVALTRAQHACWLGVADLKRGNNNRSVLHLSALGYLLGGGGMLAESAGLQSWLAEVQQGCDALQCEAVPAAGEAHFYPPLNQATLLEPRIPSRRAAENWWIASYSALRIGDSLSPAEAPESALAQKLSDDERLDPDAPRDVLLSGGDIHRFPRGPNPGTFLHGLLEWAGSEGFKADPEALQDAVARRCNRRGWQGWIETLSDWLQHLQDEPLRLNNGQPAVVLSELNQYQIEMEFWFASHKVDVVQMDQLVRQHTHGGAPRAGAEPSLLNGMFKGFIDLTFEHQGRYYVADYKSNWLGADDSAYTEQAMTASILDNRYDLQYVLYLLALHRQLKARLPGYDYDQHMGGALYLFLRGTRSQGQGVFFTRPPRLLIESLDLMFQGKPLPKTAEPAWEQGVLL
- the recC gene encoding exodeoxyribonuclease V subunit gamma yields the protein MPVATSLNAGFMVVHGNRLDELRNLVVSWMRLYPLAPLENEIALVQSNGIAQWLKLALAEDTQDDDLGGCGIAAAIDVQLPGTFLWQLYRLVLGSEEIPAKSLLDKAPLTWRLMRLLPALIDQPHFEPLQRFLTHDSDLRKRYQLSERLADLFDQYQVYRADWLEDWAAGRHQLRNARGESPALSPANCWQAELWRALLLDVGEEGMSQSRAGVHQRFMDKINSLEQAPPGLPARVIVFGISSLPAQALEALAGLARFSQVLLCVHNPCRHHWSDIVADKDLLRHQYKRQARKSGMPTALDLDTLHQHAHPLLAAWGKQGRDYINLLDSYDDPNSYRAAFRDGRIDLFSEVEPLNLLNQLQDDILELRPLNETRELWPAIDLEKDRSIRFQVAHSAQREVEILHDQLLARFSENPQLQPRDVIVMVPDVDSYAPHIRAVFGQIERDDRRFIPYTLADQGQRGRDPLLIALEHLLKLPDSRFPVSEILDLLDVPSLRARFKVQERDLPTLHRWIEGAGIRWGLNAQQRAGLGLPEHLEQNSWRFGLRRMLLGYAVGSGEACDGIEPYDEIGGLDAVLIGPLVALLDALEIAHQELSQPALPQQWGERLQALVQLFFQAETEHDDYLLAQLEELRETWLETCELVGLQDELPLTVVREAWLTGLDQGKLSQRFLAGAVNFCTLMPMRAIPFKLVCLLGMNDGDYPRAQPPLDFDLMGSDYRPGDRSRREDDRYLLLEALLSARDQLYISWVGRSIRDNSERPACVLIGQLRDHLASGWHLEGGGDLLQAMTQEHPLQPFSTRYFHEGNANLFSYAREWQRLHAPQPEPVPAGSLSEHVQEEPLNLTQLQDFLRHPVRHFFSQRLKVYFEAAEVPLADEEPFVLDALQRYTLSDSLLEAALAQPDQLESALHSRAQRLQGSGLLPMAGFGECLQHELIEPLPDVLQRYQQLLALWPVPLNSALPFSFEDHGLTLEGWLGNLHQRSDQGLLSITTIPNSIGAIKTRKWHRLTRPWVNHLAACASGLQMTTALVASDDTLLLEPLETKQAREILGNLLVAWKVGMSHPLPIAVKTAFAWLAQTDSGKAAAAAQKAYEGDGQTSDGERRESAALARQFPDYAALMAGDEFEEWCDALYRPLFDAPWRSLNSEASR